The following proteins are encoded in a genomic region of Rhizobium sp. CCGE531:
- the glgC gene encoding glucose-1-phosphate adenylyltransferase has protein sequence MVEKRFQPLARDAMAYVLAGGRGSRLKELTDRRAKPAVYFGGKTRIIDFALSNALNSGIRRIGVATQYKAHSLIRHMQRGWNFFRPERNESFDILPASQRVSETQWYEGTADAVYQNIDIIEPYGPEYMVILAGDHIYKMDYEWMLQQHVDSGADVTIGCLEVPRMEAVGFGVMHVDDKDRIIDFVEKPADPPGIPGNPDFALASMGIYVFHTKFLIECLKRDAADPNSSRDFGKDIIPYIVKNGKAVAHRFAQSCVRSDFEREAYWRDVGTIDAYWQANIDLTAVVPELDIYDKSWPIWTYAEISPPAKFVHDDEDRRGSAVSSVVAGDCIISGASLYNSLLFTGVRANSYSKLEGAVVLPSVKVGRRAQLKNVVIDHGVTIPEGLIVGEDPELDAKRWRRTESGICLITQSMIDKLDL, from the coding sequence ATGGTAGAAAAACGTTTCCAGCCGCTGGCGCGCGACGCCATGGCCTACGTTCTTGCCGGTGGGCGCGGCAGCCGCCTGAAAGAACTCACCGACCGCCGTGCCAAGCCGGCCGTCTATTTCGGCGGCAAGACACGAATCATCGATTTCGCACTGTCCAACGCACTCAATTCCGGTATCCGCCGCATCGGCGTCGCCACGCAATACAAGGCACACTCGCTGATCCGCCATATGCAGCGCGGCTGGAACTTCTTCCGCCCGGAGCGAAACGAAAGCTTCGACATCCTGCCGGCATCGCAGCGCGTCTCGGAGACGCAATGGTACGAAGGCACGGCCGACGCCGTCTACCAGAACATCGACATCATCGAGCCCTATGGCCCGGAATACATGGTCATCCTCGCCGGCGACCATATCTATAAAATGGACTATGAATGGATGCTGCAGCAGCACGTCGATTCCGGCGCCGATGTCACCATCGGCTGCCTCGAAGTGCCGCGCATGGAGGCTGTCGGCTTCGGCGTCATGCATGTCGACGACAAGGACCGGATCATCGATTTCGTCGAAAAACCGGCCGATCCGCCGGGCATTCCCGGCAATCCCGATTTCGCGCTGGCCTCGATGGGCATCTATGTCTTCCACACGAAGTTCCTGATCGAATGCCTGAAGCGCGACGCGGCCGACCCGAATTCAAGCCGCGACTTCGGCAAGGACATCATCCCCTATATCGTCAAGAACGGCAAAGCCGTCGCCCATCGCTTCGCGCAGTCCTGCGTGCGCTCCGATTTCGAGCGCGAGGCCTATTGGCGCGATGTCGGCACGATCGATGCCTACTGGCAGGCCAATATCGACCTGACCGCCGTGGTGCCGGAACTCGACATCTACGACAAGTCCTGGCCGATCTGGACCTATGCCGAAATCAGCCCGCCGGCCAAGTTCGTCCATGACGACGAGGATCGCCGCGGTTCGGCGGTCTCCTCCGTGGTTGCCGGTGACTGCATCATCTCCGGCGCCAGCCTTTACAATAGCCTGCTGTTCACCGGCGTACGCGCCAACTCCTACTCCAAGCTGGAGGGAGCCGTGGTGTTGCCGAGCGTGAAGGTCGGCCGGCGCGCCCAGCTGAAGAACGTCGTCATCGACCATGGCGTCACCATTCCCGAGGGCCTGATCGTCGGCGAGGATCCGGAACTCGATGCCAAGCGCTGGCGCCGAACGGAAAGCGGCATCTGCCTGATCACGCAATCGATGATCGACAAGCTGGATTTGTAA
- a CDS encoding glycogen/starch/alpha-glucan phosphorylase yields the protein MNNLTTADLPVPAPRSSRPEILAEEIIERLTYRIGKDAKVAKPHDWLTATILVIRDRVIDRWIESTRNVYETGAKRVYYLSLEFLIGRLMRDAISNLGLMEEITNALSSLGVDIRVIAGIEPDAALGNGGLGRLAACFMESMATVDVPAYGYGIRYVHGLFRQQMADGWQVELPETWLAHGNPWEFERQESSYEIGFGGAVETVGGHDDQSRYVWKPAERVIATAFDTPVVGWRGKRVNTLRLWSAQPIDPILLDAFNAGDHIGALRESNKAESLTRVLYPADATAAGQELRLRQEFFFSSASLQDILRRHLQQYDDLTNLADKVAIQLNDTHPAVSVTEMMRLLVDVHGFEFDKAWDITRNTFGYTNHTLLPEALESWPVPLFERLLPRHMQIIYAINAKILVEARKLRNFSDTEIRSISLIDENGDRRVRMGNLAFVGSHSINGVSALHTDLMKVTVFADLHKLYPDRINNKTNGITPRRWLMQCNPGLTGLVRETIGDAFLDDAEQLKPLDQFARDSAFQEKFAAVKRANKVQLSNLVASRMGIKLDPNAMFDIQIKRIHEYKRQLLNVIEAVALYDQIRSHPELDWQPRVKLFAGKAAPSYHNAKLIIKLINDVARVVNNDPSVRGLLKIVFVPNYNVSLAEVMVPAADLSEQISTAGMEASGTGNMKFGLNGALTIGTLDGANVEMRDNVGEDNIIIFGLQADEVANLRSDGHDPRAIIERSRELAQALSAIASGVFSPDDRNRYASLIEGIYSHDWFMVAADFDAYASAQREVDILWANPSEWYAKTINNTARMGWFSSDRTIRQYAKEIWRAG from the coding sequence ATGAATAACTTGACGACGGCCGATCTCCCCGTTCCCGCCCCACGCAGTTCCCGCCCCGAAATCCTTGCTGAAGAAATCATCGAGCGCCTGACCTATCGCATCGGCAAGGATGCAAAGGTCGCCAAGCCGCATGATTGGCTGACGGCAACGATCCTGGTCATTCGCGACCGCGTCATCGACAGGTGGATTGAATCGACCCGCAACGTCTATGAGACGGGCGCCAAGCGCGTCTACTATCTATCCCTCGAATTCCTGATCGGCCGCCTGATGCGCGATGCCATCTCCAACCTCGGCCTGATGGAGGAGATTACCAACGCTCTTTCCTCGCTCGGCGTCGACATCCGCGTCATCGCCGGCATCGAGCCCGACGCAGCCCTCGGCAATGGCGGCCTCGGCCGTCTTGCCGCCTGCTTCATGGAATCCATGGCGACGGTCGATGTGCCGGCCTATGGCTACGGCATTCGCTATGTGCACGGCCTGTTTCGCCAGCAGATGGCCGATGGCTGGCAGGTGGAGCTGCCCGAAACCTGGCTGGCGCACGGCAACCCTTGGGAATTCGAACGTCAGGAAAGCTCCTATGAAATCGGCTTTGGCGGCGCTGTCGAGACCGTCGGCGGCCATGACGATCAGTCGCGTTACGTCTGGAAGCCGGCCGAGCGCGTCATTGCCACGGCATTCGACACGCCCGTCGTTGGCTGGCGCGGCAAGCGCGTCAACACGCTGCGCCTGTGGTCGGCGCAACCGATCGACCCGATCCTGCTCGATGCCTTTAACGCCGGCGACCATATCGGCGCGCTGCGCGAGAGCAACAAGGCCGAGAGCCTGACGCGTGTTCTCTATCCGGCCGATGCGACAGCCGCCGGCCAGGAGCTGCGCCTGCGCCAGGAATTCTTCTTCTCCTCCGCATCCCTGCAGGACATTTTACGCCGTCATCTGCAGCAATATGACGATCTGACCAATCTCGCCGACAAGGTTGCGATCCAGCTGAACGATACCCATCCGGCCGTTTCCGTCACGGAGATGATGCGCCTGCTGGTCGATGTCCACGGCTTCGAATTCGACAAGGCCTGGGATATCACCAGAAACACCTTCGGCTACACCAACCACACCCTGCTGCCGGAGGCACTGGAAAGCTGGCCCGTTCCGCTGTTCGAGCGGCTGCTACCGCGCCACATGCAGATCATCTACGCCATCAATGCCAAGATTCTTGTCGAGGCACGCAAGCTGCGCAATTTCAGCGATACGGAAATTCGCTCGATCTCGCTGATCGACGAGAATGGCGATCGCCGCGTGCGCATGGGGAACCTCGCCTTCGTCGGCTCGCATTCGATCAACGGCGTTTCCGCGCTCCACACCGACCTGATGAAGGTCACGGTCTTCGCCGACCTGCACAAGCTTTACCCCGACCGCATCAACAACAAGACGAACGGCATCACGCCGCGCCGCTGGCTGATGCAGTGCAATCCGGGCTTGACCGGCCTCGTGCGCGAAACCATCGGCGACGCCTTCCTCGACGATGCCGAGCAGCTGAAGCCGCTGGATCAGTTCGCCCGCGACAGCGCCTTCCAGGAGAAGTTCGCCGCCGTCAAGCGTGCCAACAAGGTGCAGCTCTCCAACCTCGTCGCCAGCCGCATGGGCATCAAGCTCGATCCGAATGCGATGTTCGACATCCAGATCAAGCGCATTCACGAATACAAGCGCCAGCTTCTGAACGTCATCGAAGCCGTGGCGCTTTACGACCAGATCCGCTCGCATCCGGAGCTAGATTGGCAGCCGCGCGTCAAGCTCTTCGCCGGCAAGGCGGCGCCGAGCTATCACAACGCCAAGCTCATCATCAAGCTGATCAACGACGTCGCCCGCGTCGTCAACAACGATCCGTCGGTGCGCGGCCTGCTGAAGATCGTCTTCGTGCCGAACTACAATGTCTCGCTCGCGGAAGTCATGGTTCCCGCGGCCGATCTTTCCGAGCAGATTTCGACCGCCGGCATGGAAGCATCCGGCACCGGCAACATGAAGTTCGGCCTCAACGGCGCGTTGACGATCGGCACGCTCGACGGCGCCAATGTCGAAATGCGCGACAATGTCGGCGAGGACAATATCATCATCTTCGGGCTGCAGGCCGATGAGGTCGCCAACCTGCGCAGCGACGGTCACGACCCCCGCGCCATCATCGAGCGTTCGCGCGAGCTCGCGCAGGCGCTGTCGGCCATCGCCTCCGGCGTCTTCTCTCCCGATGACCGCAATCGTTATGCCAGCCTGATAGAAGGCATCTACAGCCACGACTGGTTCATGGTCGCCGCCGATTTCGACGCCTATGCATCGGCGCAGCGCGAAGTCGATATTCTCTGGGCCAATCCGTCGGAGTGGTATGCCAAGACGATCAACAACACCGCTCGCATGGGCTGGTTCTCTTCCGACCGCACGATCCGTCAATACGCCAAGGAAATCTGGAGAGCCGGATGA
- a CDS encoding alpha-D-glucose phosphate-specific phosphoglucomutase, giving the protein MIKTIPTTPYADQKPGTSGLRKKVPVFQQPNYAENFIQSIFDSLEGYQGKCLVIGGDGRYYNREVIQKAIKMAAANGFGKVMVGKGGILSTPAASNIIRKYKAFGGIILSASHNPGGPTEDFGIKYNISNGGPAPEKITDAIYERSKVIDSYKISDFPDINLDRIAREDVGGMIVSVIDPVEDYAALMEELFDFGAIRNLISLGFRLSFDAMSAVTGPYAKEIFEIRLGAPDGSVRNFLPLPDFGGHHPDPNLVYCKELYDDMMSDDAPDFGAASDGDGDRNLIIGKGIYVTPSDSLAILAANANLAPGYSHGIAGIARSMPTSGAADRVAEKRGVGIYETPTGWKFFGNLLDAGMATICGEESSGTGSSHVREKDGLWAVLLWLNILAVRGESVIDIVTQHWATYGRNYYSRHDYEGVDTDAANGLISTLREKLPTLPGTKFGDLTVSAADDFAYHDPVDKSVSQHQGIRILFDGGSRAVFRLSGTGTTGATLRVYIERYEPDPTRHNIETQEALADLIVAAQDIADIKGRTGRDAPTVIT; this is encoded by the coding sequence ATGATTAAAACCATACCCACCACCCCCTACGCGGATCAGAAGCCCGGCACCTCGGGCCTGCGAAAGAAGGTTCCCGTATTCCAGCAGCCGAATTATGCGGAAAACTTCATCCAGTCGATTTTTGATTCGCTCGAAGGCTATCAGGGCAAGTGCCTGGTCATCGGCGGCGACGGCCGCTATTACAATCGCGAAGTCATCCAGAAGGCCATCAAGATGGCCGCCGCGAATGGCTTCGGTAAAGTGATGGTCGGCAAGGGCGGCATCCTCTCCACGCCCGCAGCCTCCAACATCATCCGCAAATACAAGGCCTTCGGCGGCATCATCCTGTCCGCGAGCCACAATCCCGGCGGCCCGACCGAAGACTTCGGCATCAAATACAACATCAGCAATGGCGGCCCCGCGCCGGAGAAGATCACCGACGCCATCTATGAGCGCTCGAAGGTCATCGACAGCTACAAGATATCCGACTTCCCGGACATCAACCTCGATCGCATCGCCCGCGAAGATGTGGGCGGCATGATCGTTTCCGTTATCGACCCCGTCGAAGACTATGCGGCCCTGATGGAAGAGCTGTTCGATTTCGGCGCGATCCGCAATCTGATCAGCCTCGGCTTCCGCCTGAGCTTCGACGCGATGAGCGCCGTCACCGGCCCCTACGCCAAGGAAATCTTCGAAATCCGCCTCGGCGCGCCGGACGGTTCGGTTCGCAACTTCCTGCCGCTGCCGGATTTCGGCGGTCATCATCCGGATCCGAACCTCGTCTACTGCAAGGAGCTTTACGACGACATGATGAGCGACGATGCGCCCGATTTCGGCGCGGCATCGGATGGCGACGGCGACCGCAACCTCATCATCGGCAAGGGCATCTACGTCACCCCGTCCGACAGCCTGGCGATCCTGGCTGCCAACGCCAATCTCGCTCCCGGCTATTCGCATGGCATTGCCGGCATTGCCCGCTCCATGCCGACCAGCGGCGCCGCCGATCGCGTTGCCGAAAAGCGCGGCGTCGGCATCTACGAAACGCCCACCGGCTGGAAGTTCTTCGGCAACCTGCTCGATGCCGGCATGGCGACCATCTGCGGCGAGGAAAGCTCCGGCACCGGCTCCAGCCATGTTCGCGAAAAGGATGGCCTCTGGGCCGTGCTGCTCTGGCTGAACATCCTGGCCGTTCGTGGCGAGAGCGTCATCGATATCGTGACGCAGCATTGGGCCACCTATGGCCGCAACTATTATTCCCGCCACGACTATGAGGGCGTCGACACGGATGCCGCCAATGGCCTGATCTCGACGCTGCGCGAAAAGCTGCCGACCCTGCCGGGCACGAAGTTCGGCGATCTCACCGTTTCCGCCGCCGACGACTTCGCCTATCACGATCCGGTCGACAAGTCGGTCAGCCAGCATCAGGGCATCCGCATCCTCTTCGATGGCGGCTCCCGCGCGGTTTTCCGCCTCTCCGGCACCGGCACGACGGGCGCAACACTGCGCGTCTACATCGAGCGCTACGAGCCCGATCCGACCCGTCACAATATCGAAACCCAGGAAGCACTGGCCGACCTCATCGTCGCTGCCCAGGATATCGCCGATATCAAGGGCCGCACAGGCCGCGACGCACCGACGGTGATTACCTAA
- the glgX gene encoding glycogen debranching protein GlgX, producing MSEPTTRCLGATLTETGVEFAVASKHAERLELCMFDAEGHKEIARLPITRDGDEHRLFVKDAKEGTRYGLRAHGTYDPDRGLWFDPSKLLVDPYAREIDRPFRYDPRLGVFGADTQDLMPKAIVSRDVAVKPAKPLFQPGGLIYEIAVKPFTMLHPDVPAKKRGTLGALAHPSVIAHLKRLQVDAVELMPITAWIDERHLPPLGLTNGWGYNPVAFMALDPRLVPGGMKELRETVAALHAEGIAVILDLVFNHTGESDRQGPTLSLRGLDNPTYFRHLPDQPGMLVNDTGTGNTIASDQPATRKLIIDSLRHFVRAAGIDGFRFDLATVLGRNGKGFDPESMTLRTMLADEVLQDRIMIAEPWDIGAGGYQLGNFPAPFLEWNDRARDDLRRFWRGDAGIGDLATVLAGSSSIFGRDGRAQTRSVNFLAAHDGFTLMDLVSYENKHNEANGEKNRDGHNENFSWNNGIEGKTDDPSIQRKRRADIEAMLSTLFATRGTIMLTSGDEGGRSQQGNNNAYCQDNAITWMDWKVLDEELIGHAAWLAGLRRRFAAFGDMDFFHGDGDVFWFSSAGMPMAVPDWEAPSASVLGMALRTQDRATGRSTRLAILFNRAAEELHATLPASENGGWSLLTTTGETTVGEPITVPARSVAFLLEK from the coding sequence ATGTCAGAGCCGACAACCCGCTGCCTTGGAGCGACCCTCACCGAAACAGGTGTTGAATTTGCCGTCGCATCCAAACATGCCGAGCGTTTGGAGCTCTGCATGTTCGACGCCGAGGGCCACAAGGAGATCGCGCGTCTGCCCATCACCCGTGACGGCGACGAGCACCGCCTCTTTGTGAAGGATGCCAAGGAAGGCACGCGCTACGGCCTGCGCGCCCATGGCACCTATGATCCCGATCGCGGCCTGTGGTTCGACCCGTCCAAGCTGCTGGTCGATCCCTATGCCAGGGAGATCGACCGGCCGTTTCGCTACGATCCGCGCCTGGGGGTCTTCGGGGCCGACACACAGGATCTGATGCCGAAGGCGATCGTCTCGCGCGATGTCGCCGTCAAGCCGGCCAAGCCTTTGTTTCAGCCCGGCGGCCTGATCTACGAGATCGCCGTAAAGCCCTTCACCATGTTGCATCCGGATGTGCCGGCTAAGAAGCGCGGCACGCTCGGCGCCCTCGCCCATCCCTCCGTCATCGCGCATCTCAAGCGCCTGCAGGTTGATGCCGTCGAGTTGATGCCGATTACCGCATGGATCGACGAGCGGCACCTGCCGCCGCTCGGCCTTACCAATGGCTGGGGCTACAACCCGGTCGCCTTCATGGCGCTCGACCCGCGTCTCGTGCCCGGCGGCATGAAGGAGTTGCGCGAGACGGTCGCCGCCCTTCACGCCGAAGGGATCGCCGTCATCCTCGATCTCGTCTTCAACCATACGGGCGAAAGCGACCGCCAGGGGCCGACCTTGTCATTGCGCGGCCTCGACAACCCCACCTATTTCCGCCACCTGCCGGACCAGCCCGGTATGCTCGTCAACGATACCGGCACGGGCAATACCATCGCCAGCGACCAGCCGGCGACGCGCAAGCTCATCATCGACAGCCTGCGCCATTTCGTCCGGGCTGCCGGCATCGACGGCTTCCGCTTCGATCTCGCCACCGTGCTTGGCCGCAACGGCAAGGGCTTCGATCCGGAAAGCATGACGCTGCGCACCATGCTGGCGGACGAGGTGCTGCAGGATCGGATCATGATCGCCGAACCCTGGGATATCGGCGCCGGCGGCTACCAGCTCGGGAATTTTCCCGCACCCTTCCTTGAATGGAACGACCGCGCCCGCGACGACCTGCGCCGCTTTTGGCGCGGCGATGCCGGCATCGGCGATCTCGCGACCGTGCTTGCCGGCTCCTCCTCCATCTTCGGCCGTGACGGGCGCGCGCAGACGCGCAGCGTCAATTTCCTCGCCGCCCACGACGGCTTCACGCTGATGGACCTCGTTTCTTACGAGAACAAGCACAATGAGGCCAATGGCGAGAAGAATCGCGACGGCCACAATGAGAACTTCTCCTGGAACAACGGCATCGAAGGCAAGACCGACGACCCGTCGATCCAGCGCAAGCGCCGCGCCGATATCGAAGCCATGCTGTCGACGCTCTTTGCCACGCGCGGCACGATCATGCTGACATCAGGCGACGAAGGCGGGCGCAGCCAGCAGGGCAATAACAATGCCTATTGCCAGGACAATGCCATCACCTGGATGGACTGGAAGGTGCTGGACGAGGAGCTGATCGGCCATGCCGCATGGCTTGCCGGCCTGCGCCGCCGTTTCGCCGCCTTCGGCGACATGGACTTCTTCCATGGCGATGGCGATGTGTTCTGGTTCTCAAGCGCGGGAATGCCGATGGCGGTGCCGGATTGGGAAGCGCCGAGCGCGAGCGTGCTCGGTATGGCGCTGCGGACGCAGGATCGCGCCACCGGCCGCTCGACACGGCTTGCCATTCTGTTCAACCGCGCAGCCGAAGAGCTCCATGCCACACTGCCCGCCTCGGAAAATGGCGGCTGGTCGCTGCTGACGACGACTGGCGAAACGACAGTCGGTGAGCCAATCACCGTTCCCGCCCGCTCCGTCGCCTTTCTTCTGGAAAAATGA
- the glgB gene encoding 1,4-alpha-glucan branching protein GlgB, with the protein MKKPKKNGDGTSVKDISADEIAAILGGTHSDPFSVLGVHKTDDGHVARCFILGAEAVTALALDGSVIGELGCLDPAGFFSGDVKLAKQQPVRYRARRGDAEWAVTDPYSFGPVLGPMDDYFARQGTHLRLFDKMGAHPMKHEGVQGFHFAVWAPNAQRVSVVGDFNNWDGRRHVMRFRSDSGIWEIFAPDVPAGVAYKFEIRGHDGVVLPLKADPFARRSELRPKTASVTASELSQAWEDSAHREHWASVDQRRQPISIYEVHAGSWQRRDDGSMLSWDELASRLIPYCTDMGFTHIEFLPITEHPYDPSWGYQTTGLYAPTARFGEPEGFTRFVNGCHKVGIGVILDWVPAHFPTDEHGLRWFDGTALYEHEDPRKGFHPDWNTAIYNFGRTEVLAYLLNNALYWAEKFHLDGLRVDAVASMLYLDYSRKHGEWIPNEYGGNENLEAVRFLQSMNTRLYGAHSGVMTIAEESTSWPKVSQPVHEGGLGFGFKWNMGFMHDTLSYLAREPVHRKYHHNELTFGLIYAFSENFVLPLSHDEVVHGKGSLIAKMAGDDWQKFANLRAYYAFMWGYPGKKLLFMGQEFAQWSEWSEERALDWNLLQYRMHEGMRRLVRDLNFTYRSKAALHARDCEGDGFEWLVVDDFENSVFAWLRKAPGEKPVAVITNFTPIYRENYTLRLPAEGRWREILNTDADIYGGSGKGNGGRVQAVSAGGGIQAIITLPPLATIMLEPEF; encoded by the coding sequence ATGAAGAAGCCGAAAAAAAACGGTGATGGCACCAGCGTGAAGGATATTTCGGCAGACGAGATTGCCGCGATTCTCGGAGGCACCCATTCCGATCCGTTCTCTGTCCTCGGCGTCCACAAGACGGACGACGGCCATGTGGCGCGTTGTTTCATCCTCGGCGCGGAGGCTGTCACCGCCTTGGCGCTGGACGGCTCGGTCATTGGCGAACTGGGCTGCCTCGATCCGGCAGGTTTCTTTTCCGGTGATGTGAAGCTCGCCAAGCAGCAACCGGTCCGCTATCGCGCCAGGCGCGGTGATGCCGAATGGGCAGTGACCGATCCCTATAGCTTCGGCCCGGTTCTCGGGCCGATGGATGACTATTTCGCCCGTCAGGGCACGCATCTGCGCCTGTTCGACAAGATGGGCGCGCACCCGATGAAGCATGAAGGCGTCCAGGGTTTCCATTTCGCCGTCTGGGCGCCGAATGCGCAGCGCGTTTCGGTTGTCGGCGATTTCAACAATTGGGATGGTCGCCGCCATGTCATGCGCTTCCGCTCCGACTCCGGCATCTGGGAGATTTTCGCTCCGGACGTGCCGGCCGGCGTGGCCTACAAGTTCGAGATCCGCGGCCATGACGGCGTCGTGCTGCCGCTGAAGGCCGATCCCTTCGCCCGCCGCAGCGAACTGCGCCCCAAGACCGCCTCGGTCACGGCCAGCGAGCTAAGCCAGGCCTGGGAGGATTCGGCCCACCGCGAGCATTGGGCAAGCGTCGACCAGCGCCGCCAGCCCATCAGCATCTACGAAGTGCATGCCGGCTCCTGGCAACGTCGCGACGACGGCTCGATGCTCTCATGGGACGAGCTTGCCTCACGCCTCATCCCCTATTGCACCGACATGGGGTTTACCCATATCGAATTCCTGCCGATCACCGAGCACCCCTATGACCCGTCCTGGGGCTATCAAACCACTGGCCTCTATGCCCCGACAGCCCGCTTCGGCGAGCCGGAAGGCTTTACCCGCTTCGTCAATGGCTGTCACAAGGTCGGTATCGGCGTCATCCTGGATTGGGTGCCGGCGCATTTCCCGACCGACGAACACGGCCTGCGCTGGTTCGACGGCACGGCGCTCTATGAGCATGAGGACCCGCGCAAGGGCTTTCACCCCGACTGGAACACGGCGATCTACAATTTCGGCCGCACCGAGGTGCTTGCTTATCTTTTGAACAACGCGCTCTACTGGGCGGAAAAATTCCACCTGGACGGTTTGCGTGTCGATGCCGTCGCCTCCATGCTCTATCTCGATTATTCGCGCAAGCATGGCGAATGGATCCCGAACGAATATGGCGGCAACGAAAACCTCGAGGCCGTCCGCTTCCTGCAGTCGATGAATACCCGGCTTTACGGCGCGCATTCGGGCGTGATGACCATCGCCGAGGAATCCACCTCATGGCCGAAAGTGTCGCAGCCGGTCCACGAAGGCGGCCTCGGCTTCGGCTTCAAGTGGAACATGGGCTTCATGCACGATACGCTGAGCTATCTTGCCCGCGAGCCCGTGCATCGCAAATATCACCACAACGAGCTGACCTTCGGCCTGATCTATGCTTTCTCGGAAAACTTCGTCCTGCCGCTCTCGCATGATGAAGTGGTGCACGGCAAGGGATCGCTGATTGCCAAGATGGCCGGCGACGACTGGCAGAAATTCGCCAACCTGCGCGCCTACTACGCCTTCATGTGGGGTTATCCCGGCAAGAAGCTGCTCTTCATGGGCCAGGAATTCGCCCAATGGAGCGAATGGAGCGAAGAGCGCGCGCTGGACTGGAACCTCCTGCAATACCGCATGCATGAGGGCATGCGGCGTCTCGTTCGCGATCTTAATTTCACCTATCGCAGCAAGGCGGCGCTCCATGCCCGCGACTGCGAGGGCGATGGCTTCGAATGGCTTGTCGTCGATGATTTCGAAAATTCGGTCTTCGCGTGGCTCCGCAAGGCGCCGGGCGAAAAACCGGTTGCTGTCATCACCAATTTCACGCCAATCTATCGCGAAAACTATACCTTGCGCTTGCCGGCGGAGGGGCGGTGGCGCGAGATATTGAATACCGATGCCGATATCTACGGCGGCAGCGGCAAGGGGAATGGCGGGCGAGTGCAAGCCGTCAGCGCGGGCGGAGGCATACAAGCGATCATAACGCTGCCCCCGCTGGCGACGATCATGCTCGAACCGGAATTTTGA
- the glgA gene encoding glycogen synthase GlgA: MKVLSVSSEVFPLIKTGGLADVAGALPIALKPYDVETKTLIPGYPAVMKAIRDPVVRLELPDLLGEPATVLEVEHAGISFLVLDAPAYYSRTGGPYVDATGKDYPDNWRRFAALSLAGAEIAAGLLPGWRPDIVHAHDWQSAMVPVYMRYYPAPELPSVLTIHNIAFQGQFGADIFPGLRLPAHAFSMEGVEYYGDVGFLKGGLQTAHALTTVSPSYAEEILTPEFGMGLEGVIASKAYNLYGIVNGIDDGIWNPATDPMIAQTYSAATLKDRAVNRHGVIEHFGLDDDDGPIFCVVSRLTWQKGMDLLASVASEIVHMGGKLAILGAGDAALEGALFAAAGRHRGRVGVSAGYNEPMSHLMQAGCDAIIIPSRFEPCGLTQLYGLRYGCLPIVARTGGLNDTIIDANHAALQAKAATGIQFSPVTPEGLLQAVRRAMHLFQDRKVWTQMQKQGMKSDVSWGRSAERYAALYSSLVSRGA; the protein is encoded by the coding sequence ATGAAGGTTCTCTCGGTTTCGTCCGAAGTCTTCCCCCTGATCAAGACAGGGGGCCTGGCCGATGTGGCCGGCGCCCTGCCCATCGCACTGAAGCCCTATGATGTCGAGACCAAGACACTCATTCCGGGCTATCCTGCGGTCATGAAGGCTATCCGCGATCCGGTGGTCCGTCTGGAGCTTCCGGATCTCCTCGGCGAGCCAGCCACCGTTCTCGAAGTCGAGCACGCGGGCATTTCCTTCCTGGTGCTCGACGCACCGGCCTATTACAGCCGCACCGGCGGCCCCTATGTCGATGCGACGGGCAAGGATTATCCCGACAACTGGCGGCGTTTCGCCGCGCTGTCGCTGGCCGGCGCGGAAATTGCCGCCGGCCTCCTGCCGGGCTGGCGGCCGGATATCGTGCATGCCCATGACTGGCAGTCGGCCATGGTGCCAGTCTACATGCGCTACTATCCGGCGCCGGAATTGCCGAGCGTGCTGACGATCCACAACATCGCTTTCCAGGGCCAGTTCGGCGCCGATATCTTCCCCGGCCTGCGTCTGCCGGCCCATGCCTTTTCGATGGAGGGCGTGGAATATTACGGCGATGTTGGGTTTCTCAAAGGCGGGCTGCAGACTGCGCATGCACTGACCACGGTCAGCCCTTCCTATGCCGAAGAAATCCTGACGCCGGAATTCGGCATGGGTCTCGAAGGCGTCATCGCCAGCAAGGCCTATAACCTCTACGGCATCGTCAACGGCATCGACGACGGCATCTGGAATCCGGCGACCGATCCGATGATCGCGCAGACCTATAGCGCGGCAACGCTGAAGGATCGCGCCGTCAACCGCCACGGAGTCATCGAGCATTTCGGCCTCGACGACGATGATGGTCCGATCTTCTGCGTCGTCAGCCGGCTCACCTGGCAGAAGGGCATGGATCTTCTGGCAAGTGTTGCCAGCGAGATCGTCCACATGGGCGGCAAGCTCGCCATTCTGGGGGCCGGCGACGCGGCGCTGGAGGGCGCGCTGTTTGCCGCGGCCGGCCGTCATCGCGGCCGTGTCGGCGTTTCCGCCGGCTATAACGAACCCATGTCGCATCTGATGCAGGCCGGTTGTGACGCGATTATCATCCCCTCGCGCTTCGAACCCTGTGGCCTCACGCAGCTTTATGGCTTACGCTATGGCTGCCTGCCGATCGTTGCGCGGACAGGCGGGCTCAACGATACGATTATCGACGCCAACCACGCCGCGCTGCAGGCAAAAGCCGCGACCGGAATTCAATTTTCGCCCGTCACCCCCGAGGGGCTGCTGCAGGCCGTACGCCGTGCCATGCACCTCTTCCAGGATCGAAAGGTCTGGACGCAGATGCAAAAGCAGGGCATGAAATCCGACGTATCCTGGGGCAGGAGCGCAGAACGCTACGCCGCTCTCTACTCCAGTCTAGTCTCGAGAGGCGCTTAA